TCAgagaaagccgggtcggtacacagataaTCAATCAGGAGGCTATGATACATAAGGAGTGCTGGAGGCTAGTAacctagttgctctggcaccctaatgatgCCAGAGCCAGCAATAAATAGGAGGAAGTcagccctcattggtgggcagtggtgcAGCGGTCAGAAGCGCTGACGTGGCAACAGACGCGCATGCGCCCTGACGACGGCCGGAAAGGAGCGTCCCGTAGCCTAGCAACAGGCACTTCAGTGGCAAGGAAGGCATCCGTCCCCGGCCAGCGAAGAGgcacggggacggcgtctgacaggggCAAGCAAAAATGAGCTGCATTAAGCCCTTTTTTCAGTCACAATCAGTACTTGAATTGCTCTTCACTATATTAAACATGGGAAAATAAAGTGCAGGGCAACTTACACCTAATTGAATCGCCCCAGTAGTATCTCTTTGCCTGGTTTCTGCTCTCAAGCTCGTTCCTGAGGACAGTGTAACCTGACGCGTAACAAACtgcaaatcattaatagcagcttgaagaaaaaaaacgaaGCAAAATACAACAAAATGATACATCTTTTCACAAGTaactattaatattaaataaacccCAACATTTTGTAATGGGATGGCAGATTTAaccagatttttatttttcagattcTTTGTGAACCACAAGGTTACGTCAGCATGCTACACAGGGACTTCGGAGACCAATTAAAGAAATATCGCAAAAAGAAAAAGCCTTTGTCAGGGCAGAGGATCCGGAAAGAACTCTTTAAAcgctaaataaaaaaacaaaacaacactttAATCCTGCAACAAGACTTTGTTACGCCTCAGGAGTGCCGATAGCATGTCTGTACAGTGTCTCAACAGAATCTACGATGTCAGAAGTCCATAATGTTTGAGTGCAACAATCAGAAACAAAAGTGTAaagttaaattattattatcgaCTTCTCATTTCAACAGTATATGCTTGCCATTTGCAATGATATGgcacatacattttaaaaaggaaGCATTGGCCTTAACAATCTCTGTATTGCAACTGGGTATTAAGCAAGATTCAGTTGTTTAATTGAATAATATATTCTGTGGGAAAGGTATTAGAAGTGTTCAGATGTGCTAGCTGTAGCAATTTCTGAGATACAAAATGTTTAGAATAGATGACATGTCATATTCAATCAATTTGATTTTATGCAGAAACAAATGTTTAAAGATGagttcataatcatcatcagtatATTATTTACCAATGTATGTGCAAGtgattaataatttaatgatATGCAAATAATTGAGATACAGAAGTGAATAAAGCACATCTACCTCCTCATAGCCCTAACACGTGTAATATTGCATattgtactactacctatatgaGTGCATTTACCACTTAATGAAGAAATTAAGTGACTCATTTTCCAGTCAGTGTATGAAACAACCCCCATGAATCTCACAGAGAGTACTAAATGTAAGGAAAAACAGCCAACTATGGCTGTGGTTGAAGGTCACGTaagtcctctctctctctcatcctagTACGTGCAAAACGTGCATGACTGACAAAGGGAGCTCAGCCAGCGCCCTGCAGAGCACAAGGAGACGCAGTGCTGAAGGCATTTGCCGCCATCTTTGAAAAGGTCACCTTTCCCAATCTGCCCATATCGTATTTGTATGGCCAAAACTACTGCCAGCTATTTAGTGAGGTCAAACTGGACAATAAACTTGTCAGCATATGGTCGTGGCGTAGCTTCTTAGATTATTTTTAGAACCAACTACATTTCTTATTCACCGATTGGTATTTGCTTCCCCACAACAAAAATGGCTGAAAGGGTTTCACGCACGGTGACGTCACATTAGTAGAGAGAACGGGCGCATGCGCTGCAACGTCCGTCAGCCACCAGCTTTGCGTGGGCGGTGCAGGTGAATGAATGACGTCAGGACTCGCTGGGTTTGTGTAACGCATGCGCAGTCCGCACTCAGCTCTGCAGTCTGACAGCCGGTGAGAGGAGAAGACATGGCCGCTTACAAGATCGTCCTTATCCGCCATGGAGAGAGCACCTGGAACCAGGAGAACAGGTTCTGCGGCTGGTTTGATGCTGATCTCAGTGAGACAGGTGCAGAGGAGGCCAAGCGAGGCGGTGATGCTTTGAGAGGTAATGTCCCTTTAAGGGGGTGTAGGGTGCATCACCCTGCTGAATCACAGGGGCTCCCAATGATGCCAGTGACCTCTAGTTAAAATATTTACTTGTATATTTTATGTGCACATATAGAAATCCATTGGTGACAAGGTGTTTATGTGTAGTCATAGCACCAATGAATAGTCCATTGTCACCTAATGCTGCAACCAACAGACTAAGGGACCTCTAGTGTTTCATATTTCAGTGCCTTATATCATCTGTGTCATTGCACCAGGACTGTGGTGCTAGCTACAATTTTGTtcagtacattaaaaaaaaagtcaatcaCTATAGTATATTTCTATAATGATGATTTCATGGGGGGAGATCACCAATATAACATGTATGTGTCCTTGAATAAGGAGACTGACTGTACTGATAACCTTTGCCTGCTTATTATTCACTAGCAAAATTGTGCATTTAATAAGGAATGATTGAACCCATGTTAACCGTATCTTGCAGATATATAGGTGGGAAAGTCATCGGGAGAAAATCAAATTACTTTTGATGTCATTAACGCCTTTAAAGCCCAGCATAAAGTGGAAAATAGATTTGATTTCTTCTGGTGTAGCTCCCATGAGGCAGTTAATGGTCGATGACAGTAAATAGTGACTCTATGCCCCCAGAGACGATATGTCGCTCTTTTGTGGTCTTCTACTCATTTCCTTCCTTAAATTGAGTCATACTGGTCGTGTTACATTATTACTTAAGAGATTtcaatttatttgattttttttcaccGTTCTGAGTTGTGAAATGATCCAATTCCTGTATGAATGGGTGAAAAAATGAGTCATTTGCTTTTCAACTATTGCTCATTCTAGAACTACTGCCAGCAGCGTTGCTTGGGAATAAATCACCAAACGAGACACGTAcctgagagagagaaaaaaatagtgAAGACATTGAGCACTGAACCGTAATCTTACACAATTCAGATTAAAGTTGTAAAAGGAAATATCTTTTGGTATATTTTAACATCCAGGATGGCACAACTTATATTATCCAACACTGTTACATATGACAATATAGATAAGAACAATCATCCAACAGCAACTCTAAAAATACCATAACGCAAGGCATCTCTGGCAGCATAAGAGGCAATGTAATGTGAGCTTGTGCTCATAGCTGAGGGCATTTGAACTTTGTGCTGTTTTGTGACTGTTTTTGTCCTTTTGcttttatatatgttaaaaacaCCTGCTAATGCTGGTTGTTGGTTAACCTGAAATGCAAGGGAAAACTATGTATAATTGGAagtctatccccccccccccccaaaaaaaaaaacaactagtaTGACATTGGACAATTAGCTGTACATTTATAATATTGTAGACACCACTAAAGGTGtttctattaaaatatattttcattgagTGATTTGTAGACAAAGAAGGGTCTAATCCTGATATGATCATTTGTGTGCCCCAGAGACAGCGATAACTGTAGGATTTAATCTATGAGCAAATGGTAAGTATAAATAGTTGCGTGCGTGGGCCTCTTTAGAGTAATGTTTCAGTTTTGCAGACCTCACCTGTAAAAGGATATTGATAAAATATGTAACATCCAAAGAGAGGCTACTAAAATGGTGCAGGTTCTAATGCAGAAGACCCATGGCAAGAGATTAGTGGAGATTAAAATGTACAATTTGGAGGAAACAAGATAAACTGGGGGCATGATTGCACCAAGGTTTCTGAAGGGAGCATTTTGCTAAATAAGTAGAGCTCTAGAGCAGGGGATGTCATCTCAAACTGGTAGAGGAACGCTAAGGCGTAAAGGCATAAAGAGTGCACAGAGTAAACTCTCTGAAGATATATTGCTATAAAACCGGTAAAGGAATTTTAAAATGCCAAATGTCTCTTTTCAACCCTGACTCTTGGatcactgtcccatctctcaacgTCCATAACAAAGCTTTTTGAGAGGCTTGCCCACACTTCCCTCAGTTACTCCCCTCACACAACCGATTGGACCCTTTTCAGTCTTCCGTTCCTAACACTCCACAGACTAAGGTACATTCCATAGGTCTTCTAGACATTGTCTCATCCTATTTATCAAACCATTGCTTTAATGTTCAATTTTCTGgatccccctcctctctgcttcctctatcagttggaatATCACAAGGATCGGTGCTAGATCTCTTCTCTGTCTGTTCCACTTGtataggaaaactaataagctccttgggatttcagtatcacctctatgcagatgatactcaAATGTATGCATCTTCtctggatctctcaccatctgtgttggccaaCATTACTGAATGTCTCTCTGCCCTTTTATGTTGGATGTCCACTCACCACCTCAAACTCAAATCTTTCAAAACTGATCTTATAGCCACCTACCTGAGATCTCTATATCGGTGGACAATACGAAAATAAATCCACAGGCTCACTGCCTAGGCTCttcttgactcagaactgtccattgttccccacatccagtcTGCATCCAAATCATATTAcgtacatctaagaaacatttccaagaTATGAATGTATCTCATACAAGACCCTGCATGAAGTTTccttcatgcactcattatctcccgcattgactattgcaattctctccctactggtcttcccctaaccagaccCTCACgatttattttgaataaattgTGATTTATTTTGAATGCAGCTGCAAGACTTATTTTACTTGCAAAACTTGCTATTAGTCCCTACATTGGTTCCCTGTATATtaccaaattatattttaaaaaaatgctactAAGATACAAAGCCATTGCCAACAAAACAGCAACAACCTACATCTCTTCCCAACTTCACCCCTCACTTCTGTCCTAGATCTGctcctctcatccactctcattacctgctcccctTCCCAGTTTTTTTATGggtgcacccactctgtggaatccCTGATAACTCCCCTCTTTATGCAAGCTTATTAAATTTCTGAATCATCTTCTCTACCTCCCTAATCTCTTCTACCCAATTACCACCACTTTACGCAGTTCTCACAAGCttacatttatttcctttaatatGTAAAAACCCTCTGACCCCTGTCGGGATCTCATAGCCCAACTAAGCACTTTTTGCCATTGCAAACTGTCTGGACCAATCTGCACTACAGCTTAACCCCCGGTATAAAACTCCTATTtccatatagattgtaagcttgcaaacagggtTCTCttaacactttgggctagatttactaagctgcgggtttgaaaaatggagatgttgcctatagcaaccaatcagattctagttatcatttatttagcacagtcTACAagatgacagttagaatctgattggttgctataggcaacatctccatttttcaaacccgcagtttagtaaatatacccagccttcttttattactgtatttatttccAAAAGCTCCACAGAgtatgctggtactatataaataaatgttaataatgatgGGTTAAGAAGTATAATAACGAGAGTTGATGGACCAGATGTCAACATAATCTAGGTTAATGTTCTTGTGAAGCTATAGATTTTGGACTGTTTTACTATTGATGCTGTCAGGATCTTTCTTTGGCAGCGTATTTAAAACTTATACATTAataagacaaaataaattcaTTGTTTTCGCCAGTGATGGTGTAGCTGTGTTTGCACTGCTGCTCTAAAATCTGGGAAGTGATAAACGGTCACAAGCAGTAAGTATTTTAGCCTTCTCAAAAATTCAGATAACAGCCTGGGGTGTGAATATGGTGAAGTCCGTCCTGCCGTACAGTCATGAACTGTAACCACTCTTGATTAGTTTTATGACTTTAGTCAATATGAGCATAGGTGTATTTACATAAATGGAACTATGTGGCTAACTTTATAAccatttgaaaatgtttttgggAATGGTACAATAGGCTATGTGCATACAATTGTTCATTCCATTTTTCCTCTGTCCCTGTTTCGATTAAAACTTCCTTAGATGTCAGTGCAGTGTACACAACCCCCTTTTCAAGGCAGATGACGGATGACACTAGTTGCTTTCCCCCATCCCTGCTCCGTTGTCTGCCTTGTTAAGACAGCCGTGTGCTACACCAAAGTCTCTCTATACAGAGATCAAGACAGCTTCCGTCTGTTTACCAGTCAATAATGCATCGGTGGAGAATCCGCATTTACGAACGCCCATGGCCACAGGCCACAGATTTATCTGAGATAAACATAGTAATTAGATTTTTAATCCTTGTCTCGAATGTCCCAGATGCCGGCTATCAGTTTGATATCTGCTATACGTCTGTGCTGAAGAGGGCTATCCGTACCTTGTGGCTGGCGTTGGATAGCACAGATCAGATGTGGGTGAAGGTTGTGAGGACCTGGAGACTGAATGAGAGGCACTACGGTGGACTGACCGGCCTCAACAAAGCAGAGACGGCTGCTAAACACGGAGAGGAGCAGGTGAAGATTTGGAGACGGTCCTACGATATTCCTCCCCCATCCATGGATGCAGATCACGATTATTATTCAATCATAAGCAAGGTAATCTATAgccctgtttttttttacaacagaAATGCTTAATAAATtctgccaatattttttttttttatttattttttaactgaagtaaagttttattgaattttctaagataattgcaaaggatacagaaaaaagaaacagggaAGGGGTAGGACAtaaaaggggaaaggggtacatagtggggacgaaacacagcaatatgtcataaaacaccgGCAATCTAGACATTCATCACtctgtagtatttaaatataattatagccaGTTGACtagtaaaactaaagattggcactctaaacataagtcactttaactttacaaCACAGAGAATAGTCCATTCCATGCTTGTACCTAGGCCTAAAAACAAATAGTTCTTAGATCAAGGCACGAGACACTGAGTCGGAGATATCCATCCTATGGGGGGACTGGGATGGGGCCCCATCTCCGTCTGTGACATAATTATGCCAGCTACGCCATTTCACTAACGGGGAAGTAGTTGCTGTGGAATACGGAACTCCtagggtctccatctcaaagctgaagtTCACTTTAGATATCACCTTAGCCAAAGACGGGGGAGACTGTTGTTTCCAGGCCTGAGCTATAGCAGCTCTGGTTGCAATGAGCACTTGGCCCATCACGTACCTGTCCCAGGAGGGGACGGAGGGGGGATAATGATGCAACAAATCAATCTCTGGGGAAGAAGTTGTAGGATATCTAAATACCCTTACCAACAACTGGAAAACCTCTAACCACAGGGGTTGTAGGACTGGGCATGCCCAAAAAACATGGAATATATCCCCTGTCTCAGTGCAATTACGCCAACATGTCGGGGGTACTGAGGGCCAAATTTTGTGCAATTTCTCAGGGGTCACGTACAATCTATGCAGAAGCTTCACCAACATTTCAGTATGATTAAGGCATTTAGACATTGTGAAGGAGTTTCGAAAAATACGTTCCCATTCCTGCTCCGTGAATACTACCTGCCAATAGTtcttgtagccttgagattgtagCTCTCCGTGATGTTACAGGTTCCTAGTGAATAGGTTGCACTCGAATATGGTTTGAACCCACAAAAAACAGTTCTCTCGTGAATTTATTGGCCAGAGTCTTGTATATTTCTTGTGTCAACTTATTGTCTAATGCTGCATATTTTTATTCAGGATCGTCGCTATGCTGACCTGACAGAAGACCAGCTTCCCAGCTGTGAAAGTTTGAAGGACACCATTGCCCGAGCCCTGCCGTTTTGGAATGACGAAATCGTCCCAAGGATCAAGGAAGGGAAGAGGGTGCTGATTGTGGCCCACGGGAACAGCCTTAGAGGGATCGTCAAGCACCTTGAAGGTacaaataaagattttaaaaccatagataaataataattgtaCCTAGTCACTGTTCTGTCCTCACTGAGTGGTGTTTCGGTTGACTGATCTCGACAATAGCTACCCAGTAACTTTTTGATGAGGAGTCTTGGAGTGAACATCAAAAGTGGTTATCGAGCGTCGGTTGTTTTAAACAAATCCATGAAAATGCTTAGATCAGTGCTTTCCCAAGCATGTCTCTGAGTCGTTAATGTGCCTGACTGAGACATAGCGAGAGGATGTGTTTATTTAGCGTTAATCGCTTGAGTGCACGGATGTAAACTGAACGGTATGTTTCTCACGTAAAAACCGCAGCTTAtagttatattacattttattcctATAACTGAACGACTGGTTGTACGGCCAGATGACATTCaacataaatattataattaacaATTACTCTACAATGCATAAAGTCCAATAGAATTAAaaatacagtataacagttacttgtaacattcagaaatatacatGTAAAGGTTTCAGGAGCTTATCCGAAAtggaagatatttgagataaagtcACGATCGTGAGGGTAGATTTTAGTGTACGCACAGTAGACTTCCTGTCTGTAATCCCACTGAACGACATATGTTCTTTAAGGTTAAATTTAAAGATTTATTTGTCATTTGTGAAATCACTGCTGAAAAAAAACGTAGAACTTCCTAATTTTCCAGAcctaataagataaaataaatttattttaaatgtcaccCTATGTAGCACCACTGTTTAacctcaactttttttttttttaattcccacGCCCAATCACATTTCGTTTTCCTTGTTCGCTTTTTACAACGTCGGCAGCATTCCCTGTTTTGGGTGGTCTCTGCTTTTCCAACTCTTCTGATAGCAGATCTCTTATTGCACTAGGTTAGTCAAGTCTAGCTCTAGGCATGTCaaacaggcagcacggtggcttagtggttagcacctctgcctcacagcactggggtcatgagtccatGGCCTTATttttgtggaggttgtatgttctccccatgttttgtatgggtttcctccgggtgctccggtttcctcccacactccaaatacattctagtaggttaattggctgttattcatcgtcatcatcatttatttatatagcgccactgattcctcagtgctgtacagagaactcattcacatcagtccctgccctatttgagctttcagtctaaattccctaatacatacacacacacacacacacacacacacacacacacacacacacacacacacacacacacacacacacacacacattttgataAGGCCATGGACTCATTACCCAAGTGCTGTCAggtagaggtgctaaccactaagccacagtgctgttattaaattgaccctagtctctatggggggtattcaattgttagcgagatcgctgaaatactcgcgctccaaaaatattaccgttaatacggtaatatctcgctgaaatccagcaagtaaattaccgtattaacggtatttacgcgcaatattaccgtattaacggtaatatttttggagcgcgagtatttcagcgatctcgctgacaattgaatacccccctatgtgtgtgtatgttagagaatttagactgtaagatccaatggggcagagactgatgtgagtgagttctctgtacagcgctgcggaattagtggcgctatataaatagatgatgatgaatacatgaTCTCGTGTCTTTACGTATTGTAGTTCAGGATATCCCTATAACCAATCTTTACTTTGCCTCATTCATAATTATTGAACATGATTATTTATCCCAACCATACAGGTATGTCCGAGGAAGCCATCATGGAACTGAACCTTCCCACTGGTATCCCAATTGTGTACGAGCTCGATAAGAACCTTAAGCCTATCAAGCCCATGCAGTTCCTCGGAGACGAAGAAACTGTGCGTAAGGCCATGGAGGCCGTGGCTGCCCAGGGAAAAGCCAAGAAGTAAATCGTCCTTCACCGAAGACCAGCCGCTTCCACCCCCCTCCTTAGTTTACTTCTTACCCAGACACTGTACCGCTAGGGACGCATGTGATATTGTGCACCCCTAGGAGGCCCATTCACTTGTGTTCTTCACCCTCTCTCAGTTGGAGTCTGTGCATTCTATTCCACCCCGTCTGTGCTAGGATTGGTTATAATTTGTATCGTTTGACAGAATGTCTGTTCACCATGCAATGATTTCACCACTCTGGGAGAAATGCCCTGTGGGCACCTTGTGATCCATACAGTCTGTGGCCAGATAGTTTTTTCCTTCTTATAGTCTTTGTTTACGGTTCATGGCaattaccaattttttttttattattattttttatcaaaacattcaCATATAGATTTTATTCATTCTTCCAAGTTACTGTATTATTTTCCACTGAAAATGCACTTCAAATATTCCTATATGGGCCTATTCCTGCTGCTGTTTAATGTGTAGACTGCATTTAACACCACATGAGCAGTTTGCAAAGTTGCGCTCGGTATAGCTGTATGCAATCAGTTTTGAATATTTGTATCAATTAGCACCTGTGGCTGTCCCAACATTTGTGCGACTATAAGTAGCAGTATTGGTGTCAGGACATGCTGGGTCTTGTGGTTCCACAACAAGTAGAGAGCCATAGGTTGCTTAGCTGTGATCTATACTGTAGCCATAGGTTGCCTAACTGTGCCTGTGACCTATACTATAGACATCCTGGCTTCACATGGGTATTAAATGTATCCATTCAGTGCATTGTAACGGTTCGTACGAGAGATTCAAGTTAGGTCGGTTACCAAGTTAAGTTGTGAACTGAGGACCAATCAATTGTCGTAGCTTTGACAAGTTATTCCATAGTAATGGTGGGGGTCACTCGGAGTGTAATACTGTAGCCATGGCCTGTGTTTTTGAATTCCCGCAGACCACTAACCTGCATTAGCACAAACGTACATCATGGTATGAGTGCATTGTTTCTTTCTGCTTTGTGTCTCCTCTGTTATGTTAGAGATCAATGCTCTTTGCCTAAAAAGTGCAATCGGGTCTTGGCACTCATTTACGGTGGTTACATATTTTTCCTTGTAGAGATGTCCATTATTTAAAATCATTACAATAAAGGAGTAATGTGCAATGACATCGGTCTGCTCGTCTCTGTTAAGTCAGCAAGAGTGTTGTTGACATGGGTAATGTCACACGGGGTGAGGATGGGAGGTAGTGTTAGTTGTAGAGACATTGAAAGAACGGTTGAAAAGTTAGGAGGTAAACCAGCAGAGAACCAATGGAGAAGAGGGTATGCAGGAGGAGAGGGTGGACCACAGTGTCAAAAAACAGCGGAGAGGTCCAGAAGCATAAgcagggagaaatgacccttagatttggcagaAAGAAGGTTGTTTGTGACCTGGGTAAGGGCAGTGGGAGAATTAAGTTGCATTGTAGCAGGTTGAGAAGGAAgcgagaggagagaaagtagtaGAGAAACTGCTGGAGAAGCTTGGAGTAGttggcaaaggggagaagagaagcagcGGGACCAAGGGAGGGAGTTTTTTGAAGCTTGAGATGTTTAAAGTAGGGAAAGTGGcagagagggcaggtagagggggaGAGGTtgaaagatgggggggggggggggcaggcatgGGGAGCCTGAAAGGAGGATATTTCTTGTCGGATGGAATTGATTTTGGGTGTGAAGTGGGTGGCATAGTCAAGAAGAGGCTGTAAGGGTTGGAGGACTGGAAGCAAATAAGAGATTTAAAGAAGGACTATTTGGAGAGAGAGATGGTGGAAATGTAAGAAGGGAGAATGAGCCTGAAGCACAGGAAGAAAGAACTCGAGCGTGACTTCATCCAGCAACACTTGGTGTTGCA
The nucleotide sequence above comes from Mixophyes fleayi isolate aMixFle1 chromosome 6, aMixFle1.hap1, whole genome shotgun sequence. Encoded proteins:
- the PGAM1 gene encoding phosphoglycerate mutase 1; this translates as MAAYKIVLIRHGESTWNQENRFCGWFDADLSETGAEEAKRGGDALRDAGYQFDICYTSVLKRAIRTLWLALDSTDQMWVKVVRTWRLNERHYGGLTGLNKAETAAKHGEEQVKIWRRSYDIPPPSMDADHDYYSIISKDRRYADLTEDQLPSCESLKDTIARALPFWNDEIVPRIKEGKRVLIVAHGNSLRGIVKHLEGMSEEAIMELNLPTGIPIVYELDKNLKPIKPMQFLGDEETVRKAMEAVAAQGKAKK